The genomic stretch GGTCATGTTGCATTAGCAAATCTTTTTCTTAGTTTTGAAAAGTATCAGCTGAGAAATGGTTAGGAATACCTGACAAACATAACTAGTGACAGTATGGTCATTCAGTAGCATGGAAACCAGCACCTTCAAACTGGATGGGACAGAATCATTATGACAGCTTTTTATTATGACATGTGGGAAGTAACCATCAAATTCAAACCCTGTATAGTCAAACATATCATTGCAAATTGATTCACTAGTTTTGCCATTGCAAGTGCCTCTGTACCATAGACACAAACCTTTGTGCTATCTTTCGGCATGGTCTGCATTCCATCTTTGAAAACAATTAATGTTGCATTTCCGAAGGATTGGTCCTCACATCCATAACATTCagcacatttttcagttttatttgattGTCTGATTTTCTCAGACCTTTGGATActcctgtatgttttttttatttaatgaaaccatgatgtgaatatttgaatatttcacAAATCTTAATCTCTGAATCTGATTCtaaaaatattgaatttcaatccattagtattttttttatctccaaCTCATAATTCCCCATTGATTTGATTTGCACACTATCCCAACAGTTATATCACAATATTCAATATAGTGCTAGTCACTTGCTTACGTGCTAATCTCAAATATCACTTGCTAACGTGGTAATCTCAAATATCGAATATGATGCTAGTCCCTTGCTAATGTGCTAATCTTAAATATCCCCAGTTTAATTCTCTCAACTCTCTCCCAGGCATCAAGCATTTATACAAGTTTTGTTTgtaagatatgctcatgttgggggagggggttgctGCTTGCCTCCCTGTCTTATTCATGCAAACTTGTGTGGACAGTAGGGAGGTTTTCCAGAACAGAGCCATACAGCCAATCAATATCTGTATTGCCTAAGATTGCTAAGAATGATTTTAACTTTGACAACAGTGGTCCTAATTGAAGGCTATATTTCCAGCATCTAGTTGTCAAATCCATATCGTGAATGATATGTAACATTGTGTTGAAAATTCACCATGGATCTAAATAGCAAATTGATGCAAAATGCAAATTTCCTGGAGGGGCATGCCCACGAACCCCCCTATACATTTAAGAGTCTCCAattccataataataataataataataataataataataataataataataataataatattaattatatatactTGATTCATTTTATGTTGTTTATGTCTACTTATTGTTTGGCAAagaccaaaatggctgccaaaatgttgaggacatttttttatttaattcccCCTTTTTGCCCCAGTGTATGCACTCCTGTCCCTTTGTCATTCTGGCAACAAGGGAGAGAAATGCTGAATGGGAGGCAAACTGAGAAAAGAAACTCACCATCTTCAGTTGGAACGAAGGAGGAGTGGCGACTCTGGTGCAAGAGGGGAGAACTaaaacagagagggaaagatgaaGATCTACACTCATGGTAAAATGTATACGAAACATTGCCATTTGTTCAGTTACCTGCAAACACTGCCATTCAGGGTAGGTGTGTCACACAGTATGGTCATGGATTAAGTTTTTCataatttctctcctttttttaagTGCTTTGAAATCTTTGACTGGATTTATGCTATCATGAATTGtaaatttaattattcatttttatttttaattcatttaattcaaataattcatttattaCTTTCACGATATAAAGAGTTCTATCTGAAGACACTGTTTAAATTGTGCATTGATTGCTAGCCATTGTTAGATCCTGTTCAAAAGTGCAATCCGCTGCAGTGAGTAGAGCTGTAGCATATGTATGTGCTTAAAGTGTGAGTCTATATCGCAGTACAGACAAGAGAGTACCTACATGGGAGACAGAAGGTGGGAGGAGTGTCCCGAGCTCTCACTCATGTTGAAGGGATTGGTGGAGGCAGGGAGAACTGGGCCtgcaaatcacaaaaaaatatgttcaGTCACAGCATCTAATCATATATAATTCTCTGAAAgatttgaatttaaaattttaagtaGCTAATCTGataaagaaattaataaattcattgcattttcattcaGCAAAGCTTAAATAAAGGATCGGGCACCTTGAGCCACCAACTTAAAATTATTACAATCAATGTGTTATCCACTCATAAGCCAAAATTCTTCAGTTCATGCTACAGGGGGGTGACAGTGGTGATTGAAGGATGGGCATATCTCCAGACCAACTGAGTCCCAGAAGAGTGGACCCACTGTAATGGTTAGTTAATGTCATAACTCAGCCAAGAATGACTCATATTCCTGCCCCTTGGGGATGAACTTTGCTGACTGAGCCATTCAGAAGACCCAAGCCATTTGCTATATTAAATACAACCAAATGTTTTTGCAAATttccaatacatttttaatattctgCCACTGTCTGACATGCATGCAAAACCATGAAGCAATTACAATTGTGTCAAAATCACAATGTATCAAAACAACAAGGAAAGATACGTACATCCAATGATAGGCGGCTGAAGGAGACATGTCAATAAACATTAGTAAATGCTGTCCACAGGAGCATAACGAGCATGACATTTCCTCATGTGTATTCTATATAAGGAGATTTTGAGGATTTTCCCCTCATATATTCTGGAAAACTGTTCAAGACAGGATATAATGCATAAAACTCACGTGCTGCTACTCCTTTTGAACACACTAGCTGGCTTTCTTTCTATGTATTAAAATTACACAACGTTTTCTCTATCAACTATGCATGCTCCATATATGCTGGCATGCTGATGGTCTTGCTATATATATGATGTTAGGGAATAATAATTTCCAAAAAGTGGCTTGAAAGGATTTATTTACCTGCAGGTCGCACTATACGAAATCCTCCGGATCCTGCTGGAAAACTATAtagaaaatatttcagaataataGACTGACATCACACCACAGAAGAGTGTAAAactaacatacagtatatacactcagtgagcactttattaggtatttattagacttattttttagacttctactgccgaagcctatccacttagagttatgatgcattgtgtgttcagagatgctcttctgaataccactgttgtaatgtgtggttattcacttagatcatattttttccccattatgatggttgatgtgaacattaactgaagctcctgacccgtatctacatgactgtatgcattgcactgctgccaattggctgattagataatcacatgagtaagttggtgtaataaagtaaaaaagttcctaataaagtactcggtgagtgtacatttaCAATTGCATACATTCTGCACTCCACTGCTTTACATTTGTGATCAGACAATTCACATGCTTGGCCATGCTGagtgaccagctcatacccagctagaccagcttatatCCACCTTGACCAGTTCAAtattcaagctggtcaagctgccaTAGTTGggatgtggttaaagtgcacatgctcagcttttttaaaaatggtatacattttggtttcttaatgtagaaattacagcactttgtaTACATTGGGCCAGATTTACATACATGAAACTCAGTGTAAAATGCGGCCTGACGAGGGTATGTTGGTGTggtcgcagtctgcctgaaagTTTTTGAAATTTGATACCAAGTTTCATTCAATTTGATATCAGCTTTCGGAAATTTGCTATCAAAATTCCAAAGCTGGTATCAAAGTTCCGAAAATGTATATCAAATTTCAAAAACTTGACATCGAATTTCAAAAGTGCTGACTAAAGTTGCTTTACTCACATTTCCTGTTGGTGTTGGTAACTATCTCCATTGTTTACGAACATGTCAGAACATTGTTTGGCTAGCTCATTGGATAGCTAGCTGAACTAGGTGGTTGGCATTCCCACGAAAACGGGTTTTCTCTTTTACGCACCGACCAAAGACATCAGTAGTCATGCTTTGCGAACTGTTCATTTTGTGGCAAATGCATAATTATATAGGTTTGATTTGGTGGGGTGTCCTGATTATTGATGCTTGCTAGTATTATACTGGCTCCCTAGCTGATAGCTAACCAACTAGCCTACATACAGTACTTCCTAGTCATAAACAATCTTTCCTCCCTGACCGGAACCGAAATTTCATATCAAACTTCCGAAAGTTGATATCACATTTAGACAAATTTTGATATCAAGAAAAATATTAAACGTTACAACGGCGTGCCATAGTGGTTATCCTTGTGTGACGTACTACAAGGAGAATATTCTCAATCGGTTGaaaatcttacccagaaagggtcggtgtgtgtgcgggttGTTGTTTTAGCGCAGGAcgaagacagctgattctactcattaaggtcttgattaaagaacaGGAAACGATGTTTGTCAGATGAGCCCTAGATACACTTGTATCAGAGAGATGGCAAGAGCAAcatgtggaggctaaaaggaactgtccAAGATCCAAAtcccttaaaataaaaatgaaaaaatctagtaaaaaaaaatgtctttgtatgACATTAGTAATGAAGAACTTACTACTGAGtgtcatcatcaacatcataaTTCTGCTGGATGGAAGCTGAGGAGGAGAAAAGTATTAGTTTTGCATGGTACTGtgcccaaacaggaaatcaaacattctaaaatgaataaatacatgagTGAATAATGATCGCCTGAAACGTAATTTACTTTATTCAATgttttacattatcaatgagTAAAAATACATCTGGGCTATTTGCAATGTTTCAAGCATCAAATATTTCCACTCCCTCCCACATGACCACCCCTcctttttcttcccttttcccctcattactgtgtgagtgttttctgcagctcaaacacagtcCTGTCAGGAGGACAACAGGCACCACAAGAAGAGCTCCAACCAATGTGGAATCCAGCACAGTCGTTTCCATGACTACGGAAATAAAGAAGAGCGGAGAGCggaagaaagacatcatcatctTGTTCAAATGTGAAAAACACCCACATTATAATTGCGTCACGACTAACTGATTTACAACCACACAAGGTCATTAAGTACATCACAACTGTTCTAGTGCTTCAACCAGATTTACCTGATGTTTTCTATGCATTCTACCAGGGCATTTGTTTTATAGGATTATTGCTCAAAGTCATCAGTCATCACTCTCCCACAGGCTTCCCAGTGACCccatgtttctgctctgcattaaagggatagttcactttctggggttttcagtttttttttttttttcagggacATATTTTTGATTGTTCCAGATGACTATTTGTCCGCAAAGAAGGTTCATTTAGATCGATTATGCATAACAAGggctgatccatttcaggatagcacgtaaaatgaaaataacaaaacatatcacaaaatgtttctgtatttgcaaCTTTTTAAAGCGTTTAGTTGTATTTGAAATTATGTGGCTATAGCTACTTTTAAAGTTGAGATACCTGCCTGAAGTATAGAAAATATATCATTTtgagaaaatggctgaaattacattacattattggcatttggcagacgctcttattcagagcgatgtacagttgattagactaagcaggagacaatcctcccctggagcaatgcagggttaagggccttgctcaagggcccaatggctgtgtggatcttattgtggctacacagggattagaaccaccaaccttgtgtgtcccagtcatttaccttaaccactacgctacaggccatgtGCTATGTGAACATGGTATAAGTGgcaaataataatcaaaaataaCATGATGAGTATTTTTACTAAACTAGGGGAATAATGAAGCATGATATCAGAATACCTCAGAATTGGTATATGGAGCTCAAAACCCCAAACCTGTAGTTCTTGACCTTAAGTACCTCACTTAATGACAGTGACCAATCTGGGAATTTAATCTGTGACCTTCAGGTCACAATTGCAGTTCTTTCTACCCATTATACTACCCAGCCACCCACAAAGAGTGATTTTCTTCTTCATATGCATTGTGTGCATGCGGGGTTCACGTTTAGCCATTGCTCAAAGGTACGGCCAGCTGCTAAACATGTGGATGGGAAAGCATGATGATTACTTTTCCtagttgtgtttttactgggtACAAAATTCACTAAGGTTCATCAAGTGTAAGAGATACAAATTCATGactgctctctcactgtctgtggTTCAATTCAGTTGTTAATTGTCAGGAAACGGATTTCCTGTGTTCTGCACAAGATTATATCTAACACCTTGTTCACACCATAAACTCCTATATAAACTGCAAAAGCAGAGAATAGCTGGCTGGAGTCTTTTTTACGCATTTCAATCAGAATGAACAAACTGATTATCTCATTTGAACAGTGGgtaacatatacactcagtgatcactttattaggtaaatctatacatcagcttgttattgcaaatatttaatcagccaatcgtggcaGAAACAAaattcagatcaaatgtcagaatgtgggaGAAATGCAATCTACGTGACTttggccatggaatgatttttggtgctagacagggtggtttgagtatctcagaaattttcacggacaacagtctctagagtttgataATGCAGACAATGGTGTGAAACAGTGAACAACAGTTCTGTGGGACATAACTTATTGTTAAtgagtcaaagctgacaggaaggtgacagtaacgcaaataaccacgcattacagcagcagtatgcagaagagcatctctgaatagacaatgcatcaaacctcaaagtggataggctacggtGAGCGgaagactaataagtctaaaaaatatgtctaataaataccgaatgaagtgctcacagagtgtattaTGCTCAGTACATGCATGCAATATAGGAAAATACAGACACTGACTAAATTTGAGAATCATTATGCAAGCGGTTTGCAAACTACTGAATCGTACAATATAAATAATCATTACATGTTTAATTAAAGTATTACTAATTATAGCACCATTATATTTTTTAGTATTTGATAATATCATTTCTCCATGTTGTCTAGCTTTGGTATTGCTATACATTTATAAAAGGGCTAGGTAACTGCTTGCCTTGTGTAGGCTTCCCTAAATGAGTAATGGTCATCattgtgtgtatacaggtgcTATGTTTAGTCATTATTAAGTAAAATTCAATAAATGATTTTGAGTGATTTCATGGATTGGTGAGGAAGTAGGACAAAACATTATCCTTTGTGAGTCTTCATGTTTTATACCAATCAACAGAGTGAAATCACAACCCGACCCAGGGGAGAAAATTACAAATACAGTTTAGCCATTAACTCGACACCAGTGTATAAACTCGTGCTCAGGTGGAGATCATTTAGACATATGCATGGGAACACCCCGCACCAGTCTATTCATAGACATTTGTGAAGAAGGAGATTGCAAAAGATGACATCAATGACACACTGCCTGAGAACAAGTTAATTGTTTTCATAGCAGTTATATAACTCACCTCTTCCACGAGGACTGCAGAACCAGATGATATTCGAAATCCCTTTATACTGAGATCATTCAAGATATCCAAGCAAGTGTTCAGGAAGAGTCAAAACCGGCTCACATCATGCATGAACACACCTTCAGTCACTTTCTGTGTACCGCCATTTTGAatacaaaccctgccttcttTTCTCAATCTCCTTCAAAAAGTTTCTCGTAATCTCATCTATATGCTTTCCCTCAGTTTATCTATTTGCTAAATAtcaatgaaattattttatatcaTTCTCTTCCTGCTACTTTGTCTTAtgttttcaaatattcattaaaactatctgcatgctttcattttTGCTCTGACTGACTGTTGGAACCTAGTTCTTACTATTCTTCTTCAGTCACACTTCATTTGACCGGTTTTTTCTCTCAGCATTTTGCACACacttccctccccctcaccttctcacacacattctcatcaccctctctccaccccctaccccctctgTGAATCAGAAACTGACAGTATCTCACACAACCATTTCAGAAAAATTTAGAGGGGGAAAAATACTCTTAATAACTTGTAACTGAGATTTTCAAGTTTTAATATgattaagttttttttgtttttattcctaATACAATATTGTTTCTGGTTTTCCGTGCCATTCATTGAACCTGTTGGGAACCCTGGTCGTCAGTTCCACTCTTCCCCACGATACAACACCCCAGCTGACAAAACACCATTTCAAAGTATATAGTTTCAGTTTGTAATGAATCAAAAGTTCAGTCCTGTGGCTACAATATGTGAGCATGGGATTTTTAAAGCAACGGAAATTGTGTATGGAAAATCCCACTCGCATATACAAAGACAAATTATACAGTTGACAGTGTGTTGATCAGTGTGGACGAACCACATTGACCTACTGAGAATAATTTACTAATGTGTGACAACAGTGGCGCTGTTATGCATT from Conger conger chromosome 2, fConCon1.1, whole genome shotgun sequence encodes the following:
- the LOC133121556 gene encoding linker for activation of T-cells family member 1-like isoform X4 produces the protein MMMSFFRSPLFFISVVMETTVLDSTLVGALLVVPVVLLTGLCLSCRKHSHTSIQQNYDVDDDTQYFPAGSGGFRIVRPAGPVLPASTNPFNMSESSGHSSHLLSPISPLLHQSRHSSFVPTEDGSIPSYENQESPHGVYVDDKEDDDAPGYIEVLPDPPVCKSVCASHQSLASVQSSGTGELDYVNVDSDTASEKNYINVKDEPFGLFPGVSCESIDSEENDSSDYVNAPPQRGH